Proteins co-encoded in one Arachis hypogaea cultivar Tifrunner chromosome 11, arahy.Tifrunner.gnm2.J5K5, whole genome shotgun sequence genomic window:
- the LOC112722826 gene encoding pentatricopeptide repeat-containing protein At5g66520-like — MRKGIEQRIASLLKDTKTQKQLLQVHAFYIKTCSSHNRFLQAKLLGTLVSLPTPIDLHYARALFDSFPLRDTFIWNTMIRTYLYAQNPQHSVTLYFQMLLHHDDHVSVDSFSLSLVFQACGRLLDWENGTKIHTHVLKLGFAPDLFVQTALIEMYAKCGHLDYACKVLDSMEEPDLVSYNVLLVEYVRIGEIKMAHQLFNRMPQRDLVSWNTMIHGYASLGDVGTAHKLSHTDVEHIQQSNEALKLFHEMQVANVVPDRVTMLSVLSACASLGALGMGKMVHEYIERNGIGIDMKLGTSLLDMYAKCGDIDNALRMFELLDHKDVFTWSVMIMGLANHGFGEQALACFSKMITEGIKPNDVTFIGLLSACSHSGLVDKGWVCFKSMSCLYGFSPKIEHYGCMVDILGRAGLLEEARELIRTMPFAPDAIVWRAFLGACKIHKNVDLAQEATLNLLELEPHIDGNYLLLSNIYSQAKKWDRVVMLRRSMKCSTIQRVPGSSSVEVDNTVYEFVSGDKSHPKSLEIYEMLEEVLDRIQCAGYEPLTTSTVQDVDEQEKQNALATHSEKLAIAYGLLTTPPGSPIRIFKNLRVCEDCHLSIKFISKVYQRKIVVRDRNRFHHFYGGSCSCRDYW, encoded by the coding sequence ATGCGAAAGGGCATAGAGCAGAGAATTGCGTCCCTTCTTAAGGACACCAAAACCCAGAAGCAGTTGCTTCAAGTTCACGCCTTTTACATCAAAACATGTTCCTCTCATAATCGGTTCCTCCAAGCGAAGCTCTTAGGCACACTTGTTTCGCTTCCTACTCCCATTGATTTGCACTACGCTCGCGCTTTGTTCGATTCATTTCCCCTTCGCGACACCTTCATCTGGAACACCATGATCCGCACTTACCTCTATGCTCAAAACCCTCAACATTCTGTTACCCTTTACTTCCAAATGCTCCTTCATCATGATGATCATGTTTCCGTTGATAGCTTCAGCCTCTCCTTGGTTTTTCAGGCATGTGGGAGGTTGTTGGATTGGGAAAATGGCACAAAGATACATACCCATGTGCTCAAGCTTGGCTTTGCTCCTGATTTGTTTGTCCAAACTGCGCTAATTGAAATGTATGCAAAATGTGGTCATTTGGATTATGCTTGCAAGGTTTTGGATTCCATGGAAGAACCAGACTTGGTTTCCTATAATGTGCTGTTggttgagtatgttagaattggGGAAATTAAGATGGCACACCAACTGTTCAACAGAATGCCTCAGAGGGACTTGGTTTCTTGGAACACAATGATCCATGGCTATGCCTCGCTAGGCGATGTTGGGACGGCACACAAGTTGTCTCATACTGATGTTGAACATATACAGCAATCTAATGAGGCATTGAAACTATTTCATGAAATGCAAGTAGCTAATGTGGTGCCTGATAGGGTCACCATGCTCAGTGTCTTATCTGCGTGTGCGAGCTTGGGTGCCCTTGGAATGGGGAAGATGGTTCATGAGTACATTGAAAGGAATGGAATTGGAATTGACATGAAGCTGGGAACTAGTCTTTTGGACATGTATGCCAAGTGTGGGGACATAGATAATGCACTGAGGATGTTTGAGCTCTTGGACCATAAGGATGTTTTTACATGGAGTGTCATGATAATGGGACTTGCAAATCATGGATTTGGGGAGCAGGCTCTAGCATGTTTTTCCAAGATGATAACTGAAGGAATCAAACCAAATGATGTTACTTTTATAGGTTTATTAAGTGCATGCAGCCATAGTGGATTGGTTGACAAGGGATGGGTATGCTTCAAATCAATGAGTTGTCTTTACggattttctccaaagattgagcACTATGGATGCATGGTCGATATTTTAGGCCGGGCAGGGCTCCTTGAAGAGGCTAGGGAACTTATCAGGACTATGCCATTTGCACCAGATGCCATAGTGTGGAGGGCCTTTCTTGGAGCttgtaaaattcataaaaatgttgACCTGGCGCAAGAAGCCACGTTAAATCTTCTTGAATTGGAGCCTCATATAGATGGAAATTATCTTCTCCTGTCAAACATATATTCCCAAGCAAAGAAATGGGACAGGGTTGTGATGCTGAGGAGGAGTATGAAATGTTCAACTATTCAGAGAGTCCCAGGAAGTAGCTCAGTTGAAGTTGATAATACAGTTTATGAATTTGTTTCTGGAGACAAATCTCATCCGAAATCCTTGGAGATATATGAAATGTTGGAAGAAGTACTTGATAGAATTCAATGTGCTGGATATGAGCCATTAACAACTTCAACCGTACAAGAtgttgatgaacaagagaaacagAATGCATTAGCTACTCATAGTGAGAAGTTAGCAATTGCTTATGGACTACTCACCACTCCTCCTGGGAGTCCCATCCGGATTTTCAAGAACCTGCGAGTTTGTGAGGATTGCCATTTGAGTATTAAATTTATTTCCAAGGTGTACCAAAGGAAAATAGTTGTAAGAGATAGAAATCGTTTCCATCATTTTTATGGAGGTTCATGCTCTTGTAGGGACTATTGGTAG
- the LOC112722827 gene encoding scarecrow-like protein 13: MYQMLQSNLCHSIHHDNMMKGATVSFESCKDQYFTLESSPATTELIGCETDSPSYASGLSSNRSPFSPQVSQSCYSDNHHSSDNTYGSPYSSVDDGNEWKHKLRELEISLLEPNESDAADSYDNNCVQGGLTTASPTIEYDWDQIVQMIPKLELRDVLVRCAQAVSDDDIATAIGWMDNVLGKMVSVYGEPLQRLGAYLLEGLRARLESSGSMIYKSLKCEQPTSKELMSYMHILYQICPFWKFAYVAANAVILEAMATESMIHIIDFQITQGTQWLLLIQALAHRPGGPPSIRITAVDDSQSIHARGGGLEIVGQRLSDFARSCGVPLEFHIAAMCGSQVERTNIVIRAGEALAVNFPYVLHHMQDESVSTENHRDRLLRLVKSLSPKVVTLVEQESNTNTSSFFNRFVEIMDYYTAMFESIDAGCPRDDRKRLNAEQHCVARDIVNMVACEGVERVERHELLGKWRMRFSMAGFRQWPLSPSVVAAVRNMLKEFNGNYRVEQRDGALYLGWMRRAMVTSSAWC; this comes from the coding sequence ATGTATCAAATGCTACAAAGCAATCTATGCCACAGTATCCACCATGATAATATGATGAAGGGAGCCACTGTTTCGTTTGAATCCTGCAAGGATCAATACTTTACCCTGGAATCATCCCCAGCAACCACTGAGCTCATAGGTTGTGAAACTGATTCCCCTTCCTATGCCAGTGGATTATCTTCAAATAGGAGTCCATTTTCCCCACAAGTCTCTCAGTCATGCTATTCAGATAACCACCACTCATCCGACAACACCTATGGCTCGCCTTACTCTAGCGTTGATGATGGGAATGAATGGAAGCACAAGCTCAGAGAACTCGAGATTTCGTTGTTGGAGCCTAATGAATCAGATGCTGCTGACAGTTATGACAACAACTGTGTCCAAGGTGGCCTCACCACAGCCTCTCCAACAATTGAATATGATTGGGATCAGATTGTGCAGATGATTCCAAAGTTAGAGCTGAGAGATGTGCTGGTTCGATGCGCGCAGGCCGTGTCTGATGATGATATAGCCACAGCAATTGGTTGGATGGATAATGTGTTGGGGAAGATGGTATCAGTTTATGGGGAACCATTGCAGAGGCTAGGTGCTTACTTGTTGGAGGGGCTAAGAGCAAGATTGGAGTCATCTGGGAGCATGATATACAAATCCTTAAAGTGTGAACAACCAACAAGCAAAGAACTGATGAGTTACATGCACATATTGTATCAGATTTGCCCATTTTGGAAGTTTGCTTATGTAGCTGCAAACGCAGTCATCTTAGAAGCAATGGCAACTGAGTCCATGATTCATATAATCGATTTCCAAATCACACAGGGCACACAGTGGCTTTTACTTATTCAAGCTCTTGCACATAGGCCAGGTGGACCGCCGTCCATTCGCATAACCGCCGTGGATGATTCCCAATCCATTCATGCTCGCGGCGGAGGACTTGAGATTGTTGGACAACGGCTCTCGGATTTCGCCAGGTCTTGTGGAGTGCCATTGGAGTTCCACATTGCTGCAATGTGTGGCAGCCAAGTTGAAAGAACAAATATAGTGATTCGAGCCGGGGAAGCTCTGGCTGTAAATTTTCCTTATGTTCTGCATCACATGCAGGATGAGAGTGTAAGCACGGAGAATCACAGGGACAGATTGTTGAGATTGGTTAAGAGCTTGTCTCCCAAGGTTGTGACACTTGTTGAGCAAGAATCCAACACCAACACTTCATCTTTCTTCAACAGGTTTGTGGAGATAATGGATTACTACACTGCCATGTTTGAATCAATAGATGCCGGGTGCCCGAGAGATGACAGGAAAAGGCTGAATGCGGAGCAGCACTGCGTGGCGCGGGACATAGTAAACATGGTGGCTTGCGAGGGGGTGGAGAGGGTAGAGAGGCATGAACTTCTAGGAAAGTGGAGAATGAGATTCTCCATGGCTGGTTTCAGACAATGGCCGTTGAGTCCTTCTGTGGTGGCTGCTGTCCGGAACATGTTGAAAGAATTCAATGGAAATTATAGGGTTGAGCAGAGAGATGGTGCTCTCTATCTTGGATGGATGAGGAGAGCTATGGTTACTTCTTCAGCTTGGTGCTGA